A part of Syngnathoides biaculeatus isolate LvHL_M chromosome 21, ASM1980259v1, whole genome shotgun sequence genomic DNA contains:
- the LOC133494867 gene encoding calcium-binding protein 2-like isoform X2 has translation MSEAEEGIPAPTRADSTSTDGQSGTASSRASPSGSVSETPSKSARKSKKSNDSMNKVYNSVLNSVFGAERELAQGELDELQEAFKEFDYDQDGYLNYKDVAECMRTMGYMPTEMELLEIVQQIKMRMGGLMDFEDFTELMGPRMMGETADMLGLKELRSAFLQFDLDGDGKITQDEMKEAAKSLLGEKLKKGELEEILKELDINADGNIDFEEFVMMLSVR, from the exons CCAAAGCGGGACCGCCTCGTCTCGGGCGTCTCCGTCGGGCTCGGTGTCGGAGACGCCGAGCAAGTCCGCCAGGAAGTCCAAGAAAAGCAACGACAGCATGAACAAAGTCTACAACTCGGTGCTCAACAGTGTTTTCGGGGCT GAACGGGAATTGGCACAAGGTGAATTAGACG AGCTGCAGGAAGCCTTCAAGGAGTTTGACTACGACCAAGACGGGTACCTGAACTACAAAGACGTGGCCGAGTGCATGAGGACCATGGGGTACATGCCCACCGAGATGGAGCTGCTGGAGATCGTGCAGCAGATCAAAATGAGGA TGGGCGGCCTCATGGACTTCGAAGACTTCACCGAACTGATGGGACCGCGAATGATGGGCGAGACGGCGGACATGCTGGGACTCAAAGAGCTCCGCTCGGCCTTCTTACAG TTTGACCTGGACGGGGACGGGAAGATCACCCAGGACGAGATGAAGGAGGCGGCCAAGAGCCTGCTGGGGGAGAAGCTGAAGAAAGGCGAGCTGGAGGAGATCCTCAAGGAGTTGGACATCAACGCAGATGGAAACATTGACTTTGAAG AATTTGTCATGATGCTCTCCGTCCGCTAG
- the LOC133494867 gene encoding calcium-binding protein 2-like isoform X1, whose product MSEAEEGIPAPTRADSTSTDGQSGTASSRASPSGSVSETPSKSARKSKKSNDSMNKVYNSVLNSVFGAERELAQGELDGCFWRWVFSFLTELQEAFKEFDYDQDGYLNYKDVAECMRTMGYMPTEMELLEIVQQIKMRMGGLMDFEDFTELMGPRMMGETADMLGLKELRSAFLQFDLDGDGKITQDEMKEAAKSLLGEKLKKGELEEILKELDINADGNIDFEEFVMMLSVR is encoded by the exons CCAAAGCGGGACCGCCTCGTCTCGGGCGTCTCCGTCGGGCTCGGTGTCGGAGACGCCGAGCAAGTCCGCCAGGAAGTCCAAGAAAAGCAACGACAGCATGAACAAAGTCTACAACTCGGTGCTCAACAGTGTTTTCGGGGCT GAACGGGAATTGGCACAAGGTGAATTAGACG GTTGTTTTTGGCGGTGGGTTTTTTCCTTTCTCACAGAGCTGCAGGAAGCCTTCAAGGAGTTTGACTACGACCAAGACGGGTACCTGAACTACAAAGACGTGGCCGAGTGCATGAGGACCATGGGGTACATGCCCACCGAGATGGAGCTGCTGGAGATCGTGCAGCAGATCAAAATGAGGA TGGGCGGCCTCATGGACTTCGAAGACTTCACCGAACTGATGGGACCGCGAATGATGGGCGAGACGGCGGACATGCTGGGACTCAAAGAGCTCCGCTCGGCCTTCTTACAG TTTGACCTGGACGGGGACGGGAAGATCACCCAGGACGAGATGAAGGAGGCGGCCAAGAGCCTGCTGGGGGAGAAGCTGAAGAAAGGCGAGCTGGAGGAGATCCTCAAGGAGTTGGACATCAACGCAGATGGAAACATTGACTTTGAAG AATTTGTCATGATGCTCTCCGTCCGCTAG